One Perognathus longimembris pacificus isolate PPM17 chromosome 13, ASM2315922v1, whole genome shotgun sequence genomic window, GACAGATCTGACTTATCTAAGATCTTTAACCAATAGGATCAGCTTTAAGACTGGAACCCAGTTTTGTGTGACAAGTGCCCCCCTCAGCTCATGTCTCTCCCCCTTGCACAAGGAGAGTGGCACCTGCTACTCCTCCTGACCCCACTGATACATACCCAAATCCTTTATGGCTGTGTAGGCGTTAGAGGGCAAGCCTCCCAGGCAGGCCTTGTCCATCTTGTCACAGTCCACGAGCTCTAAGAGACACAAGGCTGGTCCCAAGGAGCCCTCCAGAGGGGCTGGTGGGCTGGGGACAGAAGGGTGGAGAAGGCTCACCCTGCTCTGAGAGGGACAGCAGAGTGTCCTGCTTCAGGAACCACTGGCCCTCCACATTGCCTGTGACAGAGAAGGCCCAGCAGGAGCCGCACATGCCCTGCGAAGGACAGGGAGGTCAGGACTGGAGCCCTTCCCCAGCTCCATGCAAAGCCCATGTCCCACCCTCACTTCTAGGGCTCCAACCTGGTTCTTGACTTTGGTGACAGCCCCCTTGCTCCTCCAGTCAAATTCAGGTGGTGCAGGTTCATCCACGGGCTTGGCTGGGTTCATCTTCATGCCAGACTGCTTGTGTAGGAGGGGATTCAGATAGATGGTACGAAACTCCTCTTCTGTGGGCAAAGGGGGGCAGAACACAGAGGAACAAGTCTGCTAAGCTCTGATGAGGGGCCCAGGAGAAGGTCCTGTCTCTCCCAAGCTCCAGTGCCCACCCCTACCTGTGAGGTCACTGAACTTGGTGATCCCATACTCGGCCGTGCCACGGTCCAGGGCCTGGATCTTCTGTGCTTGTATCATGTTTTGGGAAAAGATGGACATGCGCAGCTCGAGTTCTGAGGACcaaggagcaggagaggaggagcTGGGACTCCAGGCAGATCATTAAAGGAGGGGTGAGGAGAGCTAATGAGCAGGGGTTTCCCTGAGAGTAGATGTACTCTgaattgccttttattttttttgcctgtcctgggtcttgaactcagagcctggacactaaacctgagcttctttttgctcaaggctagcactctaccccttgagacacagcaccacttctggctttttctgcttatgtgattctgagaaatccaacccagggcttcatgcatgctaggcaagcactctaccactaagccacattcccagcctgaattgCCTCTTTTTAAAGGACAGAACCCTAGGGCAGAAGTAGGGCTAAAGAAGGAGAGCAGACCTACAAATGATGAAGTAGCAGTCAAACCAGATAATGACTCCCTAGATGTAAAATGGGGTCTAAAAAGCATTACCTACGGGCTATAGAACGTAGCTCAGtaggagagcacttgcctagcatacacaaggccctgagttcaatcccaagccccgcgggaaaaaaaaagggggcaccACCCAGTAGAGGTGCCTTACAATCATCTGCCCATAGTTTCTAACAAGGAAAACCAGGTAAGAGGAGACAAGTCCTTGGGCGGTTTCCCAGGCCTGGAAGGCTGGACAAAATCTCAAAGAAGTACTGCTTCTTatgtccttcccttcccccaacaccATGGCTCTGAGTTGAGAAAAGGTCCTGATCTGATTGGGACTGGTACAGCTAAGTCTGGATGCTCACCTTCCCTTGACTTGTAGGTTTTGTTATAGGTGACAACAAAGTCCTTGAAGAGGGTAGACATCTCCAAAgacaggccctggaaaggcaaaaGGGTCTTTACAAGGAGTTCTCCCTGACCTAAAAGCCCTACTCCACAGggtgagaggagaagggagacaaGCAGCAGATGGCTCCCCAGGTAAGGGCTCCTCACCTGGGGTGGACGACCTGCTTTCAACATCGAGAGGAATGGATCAAGAGTCCCATTCTCATTGTCTGGATAAGATTGGAACAGAGAAGACATCAAGGCTGAACTCTGAGTGAAATCTGATCTGGGCTATCCCAGCCTCCCTGGGCTATCCCAGCACCTCTAAGCTTGGTATCCACTGGGCCACAGTGTAGACTCAGCAGCAATTGTTTTCCTTGCTCATCCAGGACTTCGAAACTGCAGagctggagggaggagagggcagtCTGGGGGGCTGGGGTCATCCCTCCCCAAGGCAAGCACCATGGAGAGATCACAGCCAGCACCTCCACCCCAATCCTTTCTCAGCATCTTGGTCAGGACGGGGGAGGGCTGCGAAGTGACTCAGGGTGGAGCAAGTGGCGCCGGGGATCCCGGCCTCTTGACCTCACCCATCACCCCGACTGCCTGGAGACAGAGCAACACAGGTACTCCCACCACTTACCAGGGTTCTCTTGGGCTCGGGGAGCTGGCACGCGGCGGGGTTGTGGCAAAGCGCCTCCTCCAGGGTGGCCTCCAGGGAGTACAGCGAGCCCTCGCCCGCCTGGAGGGAGGAGCGCGTGAGCCGGGTGCAGCCACCCGCTTCCCCGCCACCCCACTTCGGACCCACCGTCCATCCGTGCGGCCCGGCGCGGCCCGGCTCGGCCCGGCCCGGGTTTCCAGGGGTGGCTCCCCACAccctccaggcccctccctcaAGCGCAGGCCGGGTTCCCTCCATCCCCCGGCCcgggcccgcgcccgcgcccgtcCTCACCCGGCGGACGCGCCCGCGCACGGCCCCCAGCACGGCCCGCGTCTCCGGAGTCCGGCCGCGGTTGTACATCCTCAGCGCGAAGCGGGCGGGCTCCCGCAGCTCCCGGGCCGGCATGTCGGCGCCCCCGGGTCTGGCCGGGCGCAGCGTCGCGCCCGGGAGCAGCGCCAGCAGCCACAGCAGCCGCATGCAGGGGGCCATGGCGAGGCCCGACGCGGAGGGCCGCACGCACTGACCGCGAGCCCGGCGTCCCGGCGcggtccccgccccgccctcgccctGGCAGCGGGGCGGCCAATGGGAGCCCGCCCCGGGCGCATGCGCACCCGCTTGTTTACGCGCAGCACGTGGTGCGCGTGGGGCTGGGGAATGGCTGGCCGGATGATAAACTAGCGCTTCCTTGACGTCTGTGGCGCGCAGATTAAATGGCGAAAGTCGCTCCCCGTCGCCCTTCAGTCATGGCGATCCTGTGAAGTGGACGCGGTCTCCGTCTTACAAGCGAAGGATTAGAAGGGTGCAgagatttggggaagaaaaaacaaacctgatAGAACTGAACTTAAAGCTGGGCCCCCGCGACTCACACCTgatgagctactcaagaggcggagaCTATGAGCATCGTGGTGGtgcgaagtcagcctgggcagacagatcCCTGAGACACCTCCCACtagccagcaaaaacccagaagtgacgctgtgactcaagtggcaaagcaccagcctggagcggaaaagccaagggacagcattcccaggccctgagttcaagccccagtaccgaaccccaaaaagcaaacaacagcaacaacaaaaacccaacctcTTTACATCTACGAAATGGCCGGGCATGATCCAGGTTCTGGTTGTGTGTTGAAACCCAGTCGCGCAAGCGTTTGGTAACCACCAAAGCAATGTGTACACCGTGGGACCTTCCCCTCAAGACACTCGACTGCAATATTCTATCCAGAGCTATCACGACACTCCCCCTGAAAagaagcagggaaaaaaaaacacctccaagAGTAAATAATCCACTGAGGAATGAGCAAAAGGATTAAAAGGGCAATATCAGCTACAGTACAGAAGGTCACTGGGCCAACTCAAGAGGGAGGTGAAAgggaggtttttatttttcatagggGAAGCTGACATGAGCTGCTTAGATACATAAACCCATGGGTCTTTGAGACTGGAGTCAGGAGCTGGCTTCAGCTCATTGGTGGATGTGCTGTTGCTGGGAGTCTCTTGTCTATTCCAGTTAAAGATGTAAAAGATAAGCTTTGTTATAGAAATCTTGAGGTATGTGTGAAGCATGCAAAGCATGAGATTTCAGAAGGGTTTATTTCTGAAAATCCTTCAAACTGTCCTTAGGAAACAGGCAAAGCCCAAGCTCTTCCCTGtaaaccctccccccaccccacccccacccccattctttcctggctttgaattttggctGGGTCTGATAAGACTCCATCTTAGTGTCAGCAGTTTTCATAGGCATGCGCAGTTGCATTAGGCATACTGCTGTGTTTTCACAACTCATGGTTTAGTGGAGAGACGTGAAAGGACATTCTCATAGTTATTCCCAGCTGGGAGAGAGCAAACAGAGAAGAGATGGCTTAAGGGAATTGGTCTGGGCTTAGAAAGAGGGGAGAACAGATATTGAAGATCACCTGGTGAaaacctaactttttttttttttgccagtcctgggccttggactcagggcctgagcactgtccctggcttctttgtgttcaaggctggcactctgccacttgagccacagcaccacttctggctttttctatatatgtggtgctgagaaatcgaacccagggcttcacgtatgtgaggcaaacactctaccactagaacaaATTCCTGCCTCCTTTTCACCAGGTTTTAAGAAGATCTGTACACTTTACACAGAGGCAAGTGCTGTCAGGTATGAAAACAGCTAGAAGACAGTCCATTACTCCCCCATCCTGACTTTTCTAGAATGAAAAGGGGGATTATTACCTGAATTATGTGAGTTATGGCTTCAATTCATTCCAGACTGCCTGCTGCAtgccttttttctgtgtatgttctagtactgggccttgaatgcAGGTTCTcattctctcacttggctttttgctcatagctggtactctaccatgtcATCCACACCTCAactcccagcattttgctggttatttgggtcCGCCCTGGCCACAatgtttagatctcagcttcctgagtagttaggattacaggtgcaagccaccagtgcccagccacttcctgccttttgagAATGGTTGACAATTTACAGAAAGTATACTCTGTGAGTTACCTcgggttttttgtggtttttttttttttttttttttttgccagtcctagaccttggactcagggcctgagcactgtccctggcttctttttgctcaaggctagcactctgccacttgagcagtgccacttctggccattttctgtatatgtggtgctggggaattgaaccagggcttcatgtataggaagcaagcactcttgccactaggccatatccccagcccctaccttggGTTTTTAAATGGGACATTCATAGCAGTGAGAAAGGATTCTTATAGACTCTGGAGTCACAGTGACCTACTGGACTGAGATTCTGGTTCTGCCACTTCAAGTTATTCTGggccattgttttgttttgtggtgcatggtcacgggtgtgtgtgttttgtgtctgtgtgtctgtgcctgcgtgcatgtgtgcatctgtgtgctggtactggatcttgaactcaggggctaagcactatcccttagcttttttgtttaagtctaatagtctaccatttgagccacttctccatttccacctttttggtggttaattggtgatgagtctcacagactttcctgcctggactggctttgaatttcaatcctcagatctcagcctcctgagtagctagggttacagatgtgaacctATGGCACTCAGcttgggtacttttttttttattatcacctTAACTGACAGTTCTGATTGTTAGTAGTTGAGGCTAAGGACATTAGAGCGCCTTCTATGCTTGAAATTCCTCCATAACAAAGAAATGTTCCATGTCATTCATAACTTTCTAATGTTTTGCTGGGTATTTATGTCAGTGGAAGCCCTGTTTATAATTATCTGAGCTGAGAACCTGAACTGTTATATCTGTAAACATATAATATTATGGGCACAATTTTAACATAGACTGTATTTTCCAGGAATGTCACTAACTTGTGTATCAAGGAAGAATTTTCCTTGCACCAGATTAGATCATTCATGAAGGGTTGTTTACCATTTCAAAACGCTGagtccaggctggggatatggcctagtggcaaaagtgcttgcctcccatacatgaagccctgggttcaattccccagtaccacatatacagaaaatggccagaagtggcgctgcggctcaagtggcagagtgctagccttgagcaaaaagaagccagtgacagtgctcaggccctgagtccaaggtctaggactggcaaaaaaaacaaacaaacaaaaaaaccaaaacgctGAGTCCCTGGAGGCAGAGTGTGTCTATCTGGCTGTATGTAGAGAAGTTCTGGCTCATGTTgattccttccttatctcctagTGTGATGCTGAGTATGCATGTATGCAGAAATGTTGATTTATTTAGAATAAAttacttccattttgtttttccctttttttttagtaggaagtggtactagggtttgaacccaggaaatttttcattgatttttacAATTAAGTGCACATGCACATGAATTTTAGTTCTTCAACACAtaggtagccaggcaccagtgactcatgcctgtaattgtagctattgaggaagctgagatctgagggttgttttGAAGCCGCCCCAGGCAAACAAATAAGACACAAAAACTGGGGGTTGGAGGAGAGAGGAGCCAAGAATGAATGCTTTTTCCTTGAATGGAAAGATCTAAGCAAAAGTATGAggctgatttatttcatttgacctcccctcccccaggccccgggTGAGAGTTCACTACTGTTATGTCTTCCTACTGACACATGGTGGCGCTGTTGAGATTGGGTCCTGGTTCTTCCACAGCGTCAGGAGCCTTGGGCAGGATCTCTGTGCCCTCTCTGCTTCTGTCCTCCTAGGCACGCACGCCTCTTTAATCATCAATAGACCAAGTGTGGGTTCAGGAATGTCTATCTACTCTGAGCACTGCCCGTGGGTTTGAGTTAGGGCATTTTGTTTGTTGTAGAGACATGCCCTTTCCCCAGACGGCTGGTTTATGGACAGATCTGAAGGGTCACCCCGCGCCGGtagctcaagaagctgagatgtgaggattgaggctcaaagccagcacaggcgggaaagttcatgagattcctatctccaattaaccaccaaaaagctagaagtggagctggggctcaagcggtagagcactttcAGTGAAACAAGTTAAAGGCCAGTCCTCAGGCTctgaggccccaggaccagcacaattaaaaaaaaattaatttagaaaGAAACTAAAGCCAGAgggctaggggtatggctcaagagatagaatgaTTGTCTATCAAGTGTAAGGCAAGGTTCAAACCTTGCTAAACTGACTTGCCCCAAAGATCACAGTTTACTTCTATCTGACCTTCTACATTACAATAAGCACCATTTGTCTGAAAGGACTGTTGGGTTGTATTATACAAGATTGTTGACATAAATAGAGACATTGGGTTTGGGGATTCTTTTAGGAGAACTTTATTGTCAAAACAAAGACTTAATCTCAACCCCTTGTAGTTGGAGGCACCAATATGCCTAGGCTGTGCACTTGCAGACAGATCTCACCATGCTTCTTCTGAAACCATCAGGAATCTTGAGAAGCTGTTgagtgtttggggctggggaaggaagtggaggtgttTGGCCTGGTAGTGGGCAGGGTAGTGGGTAGGGGAGTATTCCCGGGAGTTATTAAAGGCAGGCTGCTGTGCTTATTGAACAGGGATGAGTGCTGAGCAGTCTTCTGGGTCTGGATCAGGCGGCGGATCCGACGCTGCTGCTGGAGCCAGTAAAGCATTTCCACTTTGTCCTGCCTCATCTTATCCAGGTAGCGACGCCCCCTGAAAGTCAAAGGCTCTCCAAAGATTGCCTCAATCTCCTGCAGGAGGGAAACCAAAGGAGCCTCTATTAAATTGAGCTTTCTGTGGAGATAGCTGCGCAGTTCATTCTCCTCTAGGAGGCGACCAATATCCAAGCCAGTCTTTCGGAAGAAGCGGTTTGGGTCCGAGGCTTGCCGCTCAAACCACTCCAGTTTCCCCAGCAATAGCTCCCGGGCCTGAATGGGCTTCAGGGCCTGCTCCCAGGCCTTCAGCAAAACTGGCAGCTGCTGCAGACGGGCATTGGAGCTGTACTTGATGATCATGTCCAGCTGGGCCTTTTCAGGGACCTCATATAAGGACCACAGTTGTTCCAGACGCTTCTGCAGGCTCACGATAGAGACTTTCCTGATTTCTTGACTATGCTCCAGCACTgtgtgccaatcccactctcctgGCACGAAGTCTGGTTCTTCATCTTCTAGcaagggaggaggatggggaatcTCGACGGACTCTTTGACAGGGACCTGTACCACCACAGGTACATCTTCTTCATACATTTGGAAAATGGTGTGGAGGTAATCTGATTCCTGGTTCCTAAGGTACTTGAAGTAGTCACTTACAGATACAAAGTTTCTCAATAAGTTTAGAAAGGAGGACTTGGTGGCATCCAAGTTTTTGCCTGTATAGGCTAGTGTGAGAGAAGATGTTGCCTCAAGACTGGAGTGTTGAGATCTGGTTTTCCGAGAGTAAAACCCAGCCAAATTAGGGTTGATGATTcgaaattgtttttctttgtgtaaaGTAGCTGAGGAGAGCAAGCTTGACCAGTCTTTATCAGCAGCAGGCTCAACCAGGGGTCCTTGGTCAAAACGGAAGTGGTCAGTAGAAACGCGGCTCATTAATTCTTCGTAGACCTCCTTGGTGCTACCACCGACAAAGCGATCAACATCCATTTCTTCGATGACTTTAGAGTCCAGTTCACCAGCCAGGTGATTGTACAGGACCCCAGCCCCCTGGACATGAAAAGTGTCCAGAAAGTATCTTTCAGAGACCCTCACAGTAGCTGTTTGGACCACCATCTGATTTCTTAGCTTCAAAGCAATGGTCACTGGCTGTGGTTGAAGTGGAGGGCGTTTAGGGATCTGGAAGTaccactgcccagaggcttcttCCTCTTGGAGGCTCTTCAATGTTCTCTGCAGCTCCTCCAGGTGCTGGCTTGCAGCTTGTCTGCGAGTCACCACTCCCAAGAGTGGAGGCAGGCCAGAATCAGGAGGTGGGCGGTGAGGCCACTCCAAGGTCATCTTCTTTACTTTCTGCCTCAGATCCTTAGCCGCAATGTCTGCAGCCAGCTCTTGTTTGCTTTTTGCAGCCAAGATCAGTGGGGTTaaggggcgggtggggggtggaggaaggCCCAACTCATCTTCCAGCTTCCAACCCTCACGAAGAGAGGGCATGGACCGGCTTCTCCGAGGCTGGGAGTAGAGACGGGGAGCGGCACTGATGAGAGTCCCGGAATCGGTAAGCGATGGCATCGTTTTGGAGGGCTGGGAGTCGGTTGCGGTTGCTTTCCTGTATTTTACAATGGACAGCCAGCGAAGAGGCTTTCTCCACTTCAATCTGATGAGAGCCTTCAACTCATTCACGGGATCGGGTGGGGGTTCACTGAGAAACTCTGGCGGGCGGCTGAGTTGGACGAGGTAGTTCAGGTTGAGACGAGAGCATGGCACTTGGGCGAAGCCGGTACTGTGAGGCCAGGGGATGGGGCAGAGCTTGAAAGACCCGGAGGGGCAGACGGGGCGCAGCTTGGCCAAGACTGCTGGGGTCGGCTGTAGGTTTAGCAGGGCCAAGAAATCCTTGAGCAAGCACCGGTAGACGGCGGGACTGGTGAGGAAGACCGTGCAGTCCCTGGCCAGGTTGGCAACTAGCCGGGAGAGGATGGCTGACTCGGTGAAGATCCCTTTGGAGTTGGGCATGGTCACCAGCAGGTGCAGATAGCGTAGGAAGAGTTGCTCGCTGCAGAGCAGGACGTAGGACTCCAGCCGGCGCTGCAGCTTCACGTAATTCCGGTAGCTGAGCTTCGGCTCGGCGGGAGGCTCCCGCCAGCTGCATCGGAGCTCGCCCACGATCACCTCGGCCAGGCGGAGTCGGTAGCTGGGAGACACCCGCGCCGCCAGCCCGCTGCCCGCCAGCAGTTTGGACACCTGGCTGCAAAGGTGGGCCGCTTGCACCTTGGCGAGCGGAAAAGCCTGCTCTGCCTCCTCCGGGCGGCGCCGCTGAGGCTTCGGGGACTCCGCTCTGCGGGGGACGATCGACAGCGGATTCAGTAATTGGTGGTAAAACTCCTGGAACTCAGGCTCTGGCTCCTGAGGCTCCATCTTGGCCAAGGCGAGGCCTGCGCCAGCACCCGGAGGAGGACGCCAAACAGTTACTAAGGCAACCAGGCCCGCCGGCCCGAGTGCGCCTGCGCGACCTGTGCTTGCCTCCCGGAAGACGGCCGGCCGGGGCCAGATGTACGCATGCGCTAGGAGGCGGGGCGGAGGGTGgtgccgcggccccgcccctcagaggctccgcccccccgCGGCGGCACCGCGCGGGGTTGGCGGCCGGACTCCGCGCTGTTGCACTCGGCGAGCGGGTGAACCGGTCCGGCATGGCTTCGGACTCCGGGGACCGCGGGTCCCAATGCACGGTGAGAGTGGAGGCTTCGAGCCGGAGCCCCGAGGGGCACAGCCTCAGCCCCTGGACGATCGGTATCGTGGGAAGGAGCAGACTCCTGGGGCGGAGCCTGCGACCCAGGGTCGAAATTGGCGCTCGGcggccgggctccgggctccgggctccgggctccgggcgtgggggtgggggtggggagagaccgCGGGCCTGCCTGGTACCGAAGATACGGGCAGGGTTTGACTGGGGACCGGGTGCGGCACCCATGCCCGGAGTTCGACGTATACCTACGGAAGGTGGTGAAACAGGGTCACCACCGGGAAACGGCCCCAACCCTCACCTGCGGCCCCCTGCCGCCCTTGCAGCTGGAGTTCGCCGTGCAGATGACCTGTCAGAGCTGCGTGGACGCGGTGCAAAAGTCCCTGAAAGGGGTGGAAGGTAAGACCCAGGACTACGTGTTTTTCTGGTAATCTGGAGGTTTCTGGGAAGGATCAGACCACTCTCAGGACAGTTCGAGGCCCATTTTACAGGCGCAGAGACTAATAGCAGAGAGTGAAAGCAATGTTTCTAGAGTTACACAAAGACTTGGAGGGAAAGTTGTAGAGTACAGGTCTCAAGCTTGCCTTGTCAGAACtctctactgattttttttttttttggccagtcttggtgcttgaactcaggacctgagcactgtccctggcttctttttgctcaaggctagcactctgccacttgagccgcagcgccacttctggccattttctgtatatgtggtgctggggaattgaacccagggcctcatgtatatgaggcaagcactcttgccactaggccatatccccagcccctctctattgttttttttttttttttttataatcttctctcttactctcttgctTACCCTggggggttgaacttagggcctaggtcctatccttgagctttttttttttctttttcctggtcgtggggcttgggcaggcctgggcactgtccctgagctcttcagctcaaggctagtgctctagccacttctggttttctgttggttcattggagataagagtctcatggactttcctgcccaggctttctttggagcaaacatgatcctcagatttcagccttctgagtagctaggaatacaagtgtgtgagccactggcacctagctaagaGTGGATATTCTGACCAAAGAGTCCCCCCAATAAAAGGCCCTCTTGTCTAAAAAGCATTCTTCTGGGAGAGTAGACAGTGGACTGTTTTTGTGGGACACAGGATCATTTTCAGCCCTTAGCAAGTTTCTTAGGCAAAAGACTTCTGGTGACTGATATTCTGGTCTGGGTAACTGGAACCAGCTTGTCTTTCTCATGGCCAGGCAGGGAAGCTGATGTTTTCAGAATCTAGAGACAGAGAGTTGCTTGGATCCTTGGGAAAAATGACTTTGCTCTTCTAGGGCTAAGTGGGAAGAGCTCCCATACCAAGGCTTGCCCCTTTGATCCCTTACC contains:
- the Ctsf gene encoding cathepsin F, yielding MAPCMRLLWLLALLPGATLRPARPGGADMPARELREPARFALRMYNRGRTPETRAVLGAVRGRVRRAGEGSLYSLEATLEEALCHNPAACQLPEPKRTLLCSFEVLDEQGKQLLLSLHCGPVDTKLRDNENGTLDPFLSMLKAGRPPQGLSLEMSTLFKDFVVTYNKTYKSREELELRMSIFSQNMIQAQKIQALDRGTAEYGITKFSDLTEEEFRTIYLNPLLHKQSGMKMNPAKPVDEPAPPEFDWRSKGAVTKVKNQGMCGSCWAFSVTGNVEGQWFLKQDTLLSLSEQELVDCDKMDKACLGGLPSNAYTAIKDLGGLETEDDYKYQGHRQACNFTAKKAKVYINDSVELSQDEQKLAAWLAKNGPISVAINAFGMQFYRHGIAHPFHPLCSPWFIDHAVLIVGYGNRSETPFWAIKNSWGADWGEKGYYYLHRGSGACGVNVMASSAVVI
- the Ccdc87 gene encoding coiled-coil domain-containing protein 87, with translation MEPQEPEPEFQEFYHQLLNPLSIVPRRAESPKPQRRRPEEAEQAFPLAKVQAAHLCSQVSKLLAGSGLAARVSPSYRLRLAEVIVGELRCSWREPPAEPKLSYRNYVKLQRRLESYVLLCSEQLFLRYLHLLVTMPNSKGIFTESAILSRLVANLARDCTVFLTSPAVYRCLLKDFLALLNLQPTPAVLAKLRPVCPSGSFKLCPIPWPHSTGFAQVPCSRLNLNYLVQLSRPPEFLSEPPPDPVNELKALIRLKWRKPLRWLSIVKYRKATATDSQPSKTMPSLTDSGTLISAAPRLYSQPRRSRSMPSLREGWKLEDELGLPPPPTRPLTPLILAAKSKQELAADIAAKDLRQKVKKMTLEWPHRPPPDSGLPPLLGVVTRRQAASQHLEELQRTLKSLQEEEASGQWYFQIPKRPPLQPQPVTIALKLRNQMVVQTATVRVSERYFLDTFHVQGAGVLYNHLAGELDSKVIEEMDVDRFVGGSTKEVYEELMSRVSTDHFRFDQGPLVEPAADKDWSSLLSSATLHKEKQFRIINPNLAGFYSRKTRSQHSSLEATSSLTLAYTGKNLDATKSSFLNLLRNFVSVSDYFKYLRNQESDYLHTIFQMYEEDVPVVVQVPVKESVEIPHPPPLLEDEEPDFVPGEWDWHTVLEHSQEIRKVSIVSLQKRLEQLWSLYEVPEKAQLDMIIKYSSNARLQQLPVLLKAWEQALKPIQARELLLGKLEWFERQASDPNRFFRKTGLDIGRLLEENELRSYLHRKLNLIEAPLVSLLQEIEAIFGEPLTFRGRRYLDKMRQDKVEMLYWLQQQRRIRRLIQTQKTAQHSSLFNKHSSLPLITPGNTPLPTTLPTTRPNTSTSFPSPKHSTASQDS